The Desulfovibrio legallii region CCTGAGGGCGGCGCGGTCTGGCTGGGGGACGGCACAGGCGCGGCGGAAGGGGCATTGGGCTGCGGGGCGTCGGGTTTGTCCGTGCTGCCGGGCGTTGCAGCGGCAGGCGCGGGCGGCACGGCTGTCTTGGGGGTTGGGGTGCCCGGTCCGGAAGTTTTGGGATCAACGCCGGGTTCGGCCGTGTCGGCCTGGGGCGGCAGGGTCGCGGCCAGCGGCAGGGGCAGAGTCCCTTCCAGACGGGGACGCAACAACCGGATGTGACGCGGGACAAATGCGCCGCGCAGCAGGGCCAGAAAGTCCGGCCGCACTGTGGCGTAAGCGGCGTGGAGCTGCCAGTCCGCGCCCTGCACTGCGGCATTGGTCAGGGCCAGGGAGGGCAACGGCAGCACGGCCACGCTCACGGCTTCGGCGCTTATGGTCAGACCGCTGCGGGCCGAGATCATGGCCAGGGCGCGGTCGGTGAGGTTGCGGGGGTTGCTCTGCGCCAGCAGCACCAGCCCAAGGGCCAGGAGGGCCAAGCCCAGAAGCAGGGCCAGCAGGACGCGCAGCAAAAGGCGTATGGGGCGAGGGCAGAGCAGCATGGCGATCTCGCGCCTTGACGCTGGTGCGCGTCAGGGCTAAGTCTTTAATTTATTGCATCCCGGGCAGCTTGGCAACAGCGCCTTCGGGACCGCGCCTTCAGGGCCCCGGACGACCGGATTCCGGGCGGACAGGGCAAGGTCTCCCCTTTTCCCCCTTTGCCCAAGGATGGTCATGCGGCGGCTTTTGTGGATAGGCAACCCTTTTTTTTGTCGCTCCCTGCGGCAGTGCGGCTGGGACGCGGTGGCCACACACAACTTTGAAACGCCTCAGGCCTACGGCTGGGACGATTTGTGTCGCTTGGCGGGCTTCACGCCAGACGTGCTGGTAGTGGCCGACAAAAGCCGTGCCCCCTTTGTGCTGGGGGTGGAAAAATTTCCTTGTCTCACGATTTTCTACAGCGTGGACGCCCATATCCACGCCTGGCAAGCCCTTTACGCTCAGGCTTTTGACGCCTGTCTGGTTTCTTTGCGGGACTATGTGCCGCGTTTTTCCGGACCCTTTCTGCCCGCCGGGCGGGTGTGGTGGTCGCCGGCCTTTGCCTGGCGCGAAGACGCCCCCCAGCCAGACGCGCCCAAGGAATACGACTGCCTGTTCGTGGGCAGCCAACGGCCGGAAATGCCCCGGCGCGCCGCCTTTTTGCAGGCTCTGCAGGCGCGTTTGCCCGGTTTGCGTGTTACCAGCGGCTCCTACCGGGCCCTCTACCCCCGCGCCCGCGTTATCCTCAACCACTGTGAGCACGGTGACCTGAATTTTCGCGTCTTTGAGGCCCTGGGCTGCGGCGGTTGCCTGGTAACGCCGCGCATCGGCCACGGCCTTACGGAGCTGTTTACGGACGGTGCAGAGCTCAGTTGTTACGAACC contains the following coding sequences:
- a CDS encoding glycosyltransferase; translated protein: MRRLLWIGNPFFCRSLRQCGWDAVATHNFETPQAYGWDDLCRLAGFTPDVLVVADKSRAPFVLGVEKFPCLTIFYSVDAHIHAWQALYAQAFDACLVSLRDYVPRFSGPFLPAGRVWWSPAFAWREDAPQPDAPKEYDCLFVGSQRPEMPRRAAFLQALQARLPGLRVTSGSYRALYPRARVILNHCEHGDLNFRVFEALGCGGCLVTPRIGHGLTELFTDGAELSCYEPGNPEDACRRIVHWLEHPRAAADLGQAGLAAVDAAHREWHRAQTFTLRTRALLTAAPALQRRRRRCAALIRERSLRLLYLHWAEAELCPGLRQAYLDAARGTV